One stretch of Thermodesulfobacteriota bacterium DNA includes these proteins:
- a CDS encoding ParB/RepB/Spo0J family partition protein, whose translation MKFEAVQLTALDFHDKTFWIGSSEDHTNIQHSIKELRVINPPSLRRNGDKYQIICGWKRINVCKRLGYDEIPSGVYEMDELSCEDCLKFVFYDNQQRFTDIDKAELIFKFKYLCGLNDDYIIRKVLPMIGIGATRKNLEGYMSLTGLESEIREAYYAQKVSLEQVVLLTEVEGNQRLEIFGSIFDRFKLNNNETREIIRELLAVASRDKTSVGDVIDHILSEIGGSGGKNEFRHVLRSLRYPTLSKVEENYKTCLSGFNLPKDIGIFHSPFYEGNDLEIRLRFKSSDRLSEILSYLSSVATDGSVEKLLNIVREGEQ comes from the coding sequence ATGAAGTTTGAAGCCGTCCAATTAACAGCGTTAGACTTTCACGATAAGACGTTCTGGATTGGTTCTTCAGAAGATCACACAAATATCCAACATTCAATTAAGGAACTTCGGGTAATAAATCCGCCGTCATTAAGAAGGAATGGGGACAAATATCAAATTATATGCGGATGGAAAAGGATTAACGTTTGTAAGCGGCTTGGATATGATGAAATTCCATCCGGTGTATATGAGATGGATGAATTGTCCTGTGAGGATTGTCTAAAATTTGTGTTTTATGACAATCAACAAAGATTCACTGATATCGATAAAGCCGAATTAATTTTCAAATTTAAATACTTGTGCGGTTTGAATGATGATTACATAATTCGGAAAGTCCTTCCAATGATCGGAATCGGAGCTACAAGGAAAAATCTAGAAGGATACATGTCTTTGACTGGGCTAGAGAGTGAAATTAGGGAAGCTTACTATGCGCAAAAGGTCTCTTTAGAGCAGGTAGTCTTGCTGACTGAAGTGGAGGGGAATCAAAGACTAGAAATTTTTGGGAGTATTTTCGATAGGTTTAAACTTAACAACAATGAGACGAGAGAAATAATTCGAGAGCTACTGGCGGTGGCTTCAAGGGACAAAACGTCCGTAGGTGACGTAATTGACCACATCTTATCTGAAATAGGCGGATCCGGAGGAAAGAACGAGTTTAGGCATGTACTTAGATCATTGAGATACCCTACCTTGAGTAAGGTTGAAGAAAACTATAAGACATGTTTATCGGGATTTAATCTTCCTAAGGATATCGGAATATTTCATTCACCATTTTATGAGGGTAATGATCTAGAAATTCGATTGAGGTTTAAAAGTTCAGATAGGCTTTCCGAAATATTATCTTATCTATCATCTGTAGCGACTGATGGAAGCGTTGAGAAACTATTAAATATCGTTAGAGAGGGCGAACAATAG